The genome window CTGGCAAAAGTCATCCACAACTGAGCAAGGGCTTTTTTTGGATAAGCTCAATGCCCATTTGCAGGAATCTTCATGCTTTTGTCTACAATGCACGTCTTTAAGCATTGAACCATGATAGAGTTCACAATCTTTATCCCCAGAAAAATACTAAGCAGGAGCtacctcttccttctcttcacATTGTTTCTGCAATCCTTCATTGGCTCTCTTCAACGTGCTGTCCATAAGATCTAtaagaaaaagaaggcaaaagaaaGGTTTGTTAATACACATTACCAGGAGTAAACAGAACTTTGAATACCCAGATTACATTCCTACCTCGTTCCATGTTATTTTCAGAAGTCGGAATATCTGAGCTCAGGCTTCCCAGAGCCAACAGCCTCCCTGACTGCTCATCAAGTTGCCTTTCCAATTGCAGTATTTTCCTCTCTctatcctgaaaaaaaataagggcATAGGGTAGAATTTGCATTTCTGCTTATCTGATGCATTAGTGTGCATCCTTCAATTACACCACACGCatgtgtaattttaaattatttcacagGTTATGGTTAGGAAATCACAGTAAGGGATAACACTCAGGTCACAAAAACATCTAGGAGGAAGTTTCTTTACAAAGGAGTCAACTCTTCCAGTCTGAGGATTTCCAAACAGTATTAAAAGTAACCATATGGCAGAAAGGAAACTTTAGCATGTCTGTGCTAAACATTGTTGCAAGTTAGCTTGctaactaaggaaaaaaatacttcacagAGCTACATTTTAATCTCAAATCCTTTCCCAGTATCTGTCAGATTGCTGGTGTGGTATTTCAGAGTAAGAAATCAAAAAAGTGGCGTCATCAAGAAAAGTTATTCATCTAATTCTGGTTTTCTGAAGCTGCCCACTCAGATTCATGCTGTTCTCTTCTTTTGTCAGCTAACCCTTCTACATCTCATGGATTTCAGTAGTTTCTTATCTGACTTGCTACCAAAAGCATCTTGCTCTTTGAATTTTCCCTTATGCAGCCTCTTGGCCAGTATAAGAGCACTATTAAAACTCTTTTGTCCACTCTAACATAGTGTATAGCTAGGATTTGACTGAACACAGAAACAGAGTCCAAGTGAGGAAAAGAGATAAATTTCAAGGAGATGGAAAAACACAGGCCATTACATAATATGGTGCTGCTTGTCAGCACCTGAATGGAGAGctgtaaaagcagaaatatttctatacCACAATCTACAAGAGAAACCCACTTCTCAGTTCTTGAAAGGAACCTGTCTATGCATAGAGTGTGATGGCTTATCAGTTCCAGAACAGGGGAGTGCAGCGAGAAAGCTCCTCTAGTGGACATCACAGCTGTTCTACTCTTCCACTAAAACCTTCTGAAAACAAGACCCACGGGTCTCATCTGCTGCCTGGATGCACTTAACCATCTATGCAGAGGTTAGAAAACTGAGTTGCTCATAGCTAACCTGGCTGCATTGCAAAAGGAGTAGCAACTCACTGATGCCAACACTGAGCAATTCTATGTTTGAGTACATTCAGGAGATTCAGTTCTCTCCTGCATGAAGTTGGATTTTTCATGGGTTTCTCATCCCACAACCCTCCCACCACCTCCAGACCAGTTATAATTAAAATAGCTATCCTGTAACAAATTCCCCATCACCCTCTCAGAGTAGCATTGTAATCTACATCCTATGATGCCAAAGATCTCTAGAAAGCCAGACTCCTGTATACATCACTTCCCTGGGTGTTCCAGTCACTGCACCTTTATCACATTGCACCTTTATCACAAAGATAAAGACTACTTGGCTTTAACTGAACTGTGCCCTCAAAAATCAAGAGGTTTAGGTGTGCACTATAGGTGGtgccagaaaaaaagacatctgCATGCTTATGGTGAGCACTGAACACAGAACAGCAAGGCTGAACTGCTAGTTATTTTCCTTGTTTAGTGTTATATCCAAAATCCCAGAGTGATTCtgttaaagaaaagcaaaatttacaGTTAAGAAGCTAGAGCACGCTTTAATGGCAGTCAAGTCATACCTCAACTTTCTCTTGTTCAGCTAGAAATTCCTCTATGGGGACATAATGCTCTTCAATTTGTTCCATTGCACACATATATGCATGTTTCTTAATGGCTTCTTTATACATTTCAAATTTGCTCTCGAGTTTTTCTTCATAGCTGTCTTTCATGTCTTCCAAGCGGTTGCTGAAGAGAAAACGTTGGTTATGTATAATATAACTTAGTTATGTATAATATAACTAACTTTACATTCCAGCTAGTGCGTTTGACTACATGTATTCAACTGAGAATATTCAAGTTATTTCTCTAATCAGAAATAGtgaaacaaaaagacaaaaatgcactgtttttccttttgatctTAATGATCCTACAGACTTGCACCAAAGTGTAACTTCTACTTGGCATATACCAAATAAATGCTATAGAAGAACACACAGTTAACacctgtcagaaaaaaattatagaaatcAAGAAAATCCACCAACATACAGCAACAGAAGTGACCACACCCATTTAGATGTTATATTTGAAACATGCATCCTGGGCCATCTTTCActttgggttttggttgttttttctttttttccatttaagatAAATGCCAAATCCATTTTCATAGAATCAGAAAATGGcctgggttgggagggaccttaaagatcatctaattctCACATCCCTATCATGAGATCTCACATCACTATCATGGGGAGTGACACTTTTCACTAAACCTTTCCAACAAGTCCttcaaacacttccaggaatggggcacccacaacttctctaggaaacctgttccagtccCTCATCAcactcacagtaaagaattttttcataGCAACCAAGCTAAACCAACTCTCACAGTTTGAATACACTCCCTCTTCTCCTGTCACTACATACTCTTGTGAGAAGTCCCTCCCCATCTATTATTTCAGTACTTCCCACATTACTGTCAAAATTTAAAACCATGCCCCATCAATGATGCAGAAAATcacctcagagaaaaagcatCAATGCTAATTCATCTGTTTGGCCAAAGAACACCAAACAATTTTAAAGCTAGTGCAGGGGTTAAACCATAGTGTACTCAGCTGGCAACTTggtgttaattttttaaacaattcaaACAGCAGGAAACTGATTTAAAGAAGAGTTAAGAGGAAGTGAACTCAACTTGAGGAATCtggacttgaaaaaaaaaattcctaaattaACATCAATGCAGGGTTCATAATTCATAAGATAATTCATAAAGGCACAGTAATAGATAGTAAACTAACAGTGGCTCATAAGTCACGTGGAGGAGCTCAAAAGAGCCATGAGTCAAACTACCTTAAGCACATGCATGCATATTAACATGACAGAGTGTGTTTTGGAAAAATAGCCTCAGTGGGGTACCTGTAGCAATCTTCCACATCTGCTAAGTAGCAATAACAAGCCAGGACAGGCTCCAGTAATTACACATTCAGCAGAGGAAAGTTGAAGAGAAAACAGCATTACTTTTTCACTGTAAATGGGAAGAGGCTGTTCTGAACAAGTTTAAtgctctttcttccctttccttctgagGTTTTGAAATTGTGCAGCCCTGTCTTCTCTAAATAACACCAGCAGAAATGTCCTGAATATACACCTGTACGTGCACACATCACATGTGTGCATTGACACCCGTGGAACCCTTTCAGTCTCAAAGCAGGCTGCAATGGGACTTGCCTCCAGGCTTCCTCTGTTTCCAGCAGCTGTCGAAACATTGCTTCTGCCATCTCTTTACGGATCTTCACCTCCAGAAGGAGCTTACTTCGCCTTTCTGCAGCTACCTTCTCCTTTAAGTCCTCTGCAGCTTTCAAGAGGtcctaaatttaaaatatttcacttcaaaAACCAACACTGAAATGCATATTGACATGCATCTCAAAATATTCATACAGGCAGACATCCACAGAGGGTACATTTACAAACTAATGTTTTTTGAGGGTCTGCACcaaagtttaaatattttcaaatataaatttctACTGCAAATACATCCTGTATTTGCAGTAGACAAAGTGGACATCTTGATGGTGTCCACTATCAAAAAGTTCACTTCTGTTTTGGCATTTAAATATTCGTTTGTACAGCATAACAACATAAAACCTATTTGATTTTTACAAATCAAGATTTGTACTTTGATTTGACACTTGATTGCTATTAGATTATCTTGGTTTTTGAAATGCTGCATCTTAACTTGTTACtgctgtttcaaaaaaaaaaggcacaaaaaaacctaaattatgttatattaaagaTATGTACTGCTTCCTTAGTCTTCTTGTTGAGCAATCAGTTGAATTCCAAATTTAGCACTTGACCTAACTAGAAAGCCACAGGGCATCCTTCCACAGCTACACTGAACTAGGCCACTCAAAGTCTAGTCAGTCTGACACTGAACAGAAACTTAAACTTCCCATTTGATGCAGCTTTCAGCACATGTCTTATGCTAAAACAATATTAGAACTAACAGAAGTGCTTTCTTGGGTGCAGTTCTAAGTAGACATGCATTTACCTCATGACTCAGAATGGTGATGTCCACTTCCTCTTCTGCAGAGGTTTCAGTACTGTCAGCAAAGTCATCTACAGATGTGTTAGCATCAAAGTGCATCATAGGTTTGCCATCACCTCCAACTAGCTTTGGTGGAAAATAACCAAAATTTTTGGGCAGGATTGTCTGGATAACCTGAAAAATCCAGAAATTATTTACTAATGCTGTCAATATTGTAGGTATCAGGATACCAGGAAGAAGTAGCATGATGCATTGTTGCGTTTACACAATATTTAATGATTACATGAATGTCAACAAAAGCTTACATGCctttttgcagaaaaaagaagaatcCATCAATGTAACATAATTCTTACATGAACATAAGACTTAAGTACTCTAAAAAGagtgaaaatggaaatattatCTGCTAGCAAACTTAGCATACTTGTCTAGACAGGTGGTTTCTCTTCCCCTAAAATATAAGTAGTTTTGGTGTTGTTTCCTGCAAAGttaatgaaaagcagaaaatcccTGCAACATTGCTCCTTCTTGAAACAACATGACTAAGAGTCAGAAATTCATGTTATTTACATAAAGACTTTAAGTAACTATGCCATAGGACAGCATATCAGAGAAGTTTTTCTCCACAGTACACACTTATAACAAAAGTCACACCTGAAGAGAATTAGAATGATCTTCCTCTCTGAGATCATATTAGACATACTAATACAGATTTGTAACAACATGACAGAAATCATCTGTGGCTCCAGACtaaaaaattactgtatttctGCCATGAAACACAGCATAGCCCACCATCCCACTCCCTGCAAGAAGAAGCTTCAGGGAACTTCAATGAGGTGAAGGACAAACATCAACCCCAAGTCCTGAATTTAGGGGGAGATGGAGACAGAGAGCAGAATGAGGCCCCCATATTCCAGGAGGAAATGGCCATTGACCTCCTGCAGCACGTAAACACACACAAGTCTATGTGGCTGGATGGGATCCACCTAAGAGTATTGAAGAAGATGGAGGAAAAGCTTGCCAAGACACttctttattattaattattagcATTAATTACTTACTTAAGCCAAATAGGAGCAACGCAGTTGGAAAATATCTCATTTAGACTACAGAAGATGATGATACTTTTACCACCACCAACTGTCCAAGAAGTTAACAACTCATCTTGTGCAACAGATGTTTAACTGCACCCAGGTTAAGTAATTCATCAAAACTTCAAATTGAAATCCTGCATTTGCTCAACTAAATGGTATAAATCAGTCATATCTGACAGTGCCCTGTGCTTTACACAGAACATCAGTGGTGTAGAACTGAACAGTCAGACAGCTGCAGTTGTCTTAACCTCTTATCACAAATAGGTTTGAAGATGGGCAAGGCTACTAGAAGCCTTTTAGAGAGAGGCCACGTGCAGAAGAACTAATATGAATAATCAAGAATCCAAATCACACTAAAATCCATACAACCTGATAATTTCACAAAtcacagacaaacaaaaaaaaaaaatgcagaatagCAGAAAAAGTAGATATACTCTTACCTGTCTGGCTAGAGCTGAAAATTTCATTACATGCAGTGTTTCATCATATGTGGAAGTATGCTGATTGATGTTTACAATCATACAAGCTTTGCCTTTCCCACAGAAAAATGGCTGAAACAGACGAGTCAGCTTACTCTCTCTGAATGGAATATAGCTTGGCTTCATCctcagggagggaaaaaattaaaattaaactgtgggaaaaaaattatattgtgGGCTATTGTAGCTCACATTaattctgtttctctctttcaggAAAGACATCCAGTAGGATGCTCATATTTAAGCCTAAGTGATTTTTACATCAAAGAGCAAcatctttgctggatttcatAGGCTTTCTAACAAAGTGAACtatttaaaagtaaaagtaGCATGGTGTCTGCATCACAGTTTCCTATTGTTCCAAAGCAGATACTGGAACAAGCTAAAATCTAAGTGCAGGTCATCTATCAGCTACCTGATGAATATATCTGTACAATTTGCAGGTGGAAGTGAAGATGACAAAACTGAAGCTTTGTACACAAAGTGTATTGTTCATATATATACACTAAAAAAATGTTGGCAGTTCACTGCAAATTACCTTTTTTTGCTCTCCACAAACACCAGTTGTGGAGAGATGGTTCTTTGCAGGTATTACAGTGACATCCATAAAAAAGAAGACTTAAAAGATTTTGTAGATCTCCAATTTTCTCTGTGCAAACTGCTTGCAGAAATACAAAGGGATACTTAGTGCTTCCACCTAAAACTGAGCATGTAAATAACTTGTCACTTACTTTGGGTTTTGATTTTGCTTCAGTGCTGCAATGCACTTTCCAAGGATGTGAAGAGAATTATTAATATTTCCTGCTTCTTTTAGTCTGTCTCCAAAGACATGTGTTTTATTACACCTCTCTGAACCAGCCAAGTCACAGAAGGACAACCTGCATGAAAGAGTTATCCAGAACACACACATGAAGTCCTTCTCAGCTCACCTTAGAGCTCTTTGCTTGGCTATAGAATTATTTGCTGCTAAAACTCAGGCCACTGAATTGTCCCTCATGGCACTCTAGGTTACAATCAGAAAATCAGCCTGGATAATCAAGGAATTCAATAAATTTTACTTTATATTAGGAAAGCTGTTGAAATACAGGAAGTTCTGGAAGTTGGATAATTTATGTGACCATACTATTACTCATACATAaacttatttaaataatttgtaaGACCATAACCTTTCATACAGCAAAAATAAGTCCTATACAAATCATTAAGGCAACCATTTCAAATGTATGAAAACCTTATGCTCTTTATCCTTTCCAGCACAagatgaaaagcttttttcttccttaagcAACATACAAACTCTGTCATTCACCTAACAGCTGCTGCAAGTTTTGCCAGGGGGATACACTATGAcagagaacagcaaaaaaaaacccaaaacagatGCAGTCATTTTCTCAAGTTATCTTTTCTTAAGAGTATTTATCACTGTAACATCTGACATTTAAATGTGTTACCTCACAGTGAAGTATATTTATTaccatccctgctcagcagagacAAGGGAGAAAGCAGTAGGAGCTAGGATTGAACTAAAACAATCTGTTACAGGCTGTCTGTATCAATTTTTCTCTATCAAGCTAAATTAATCAGAAGAAAGACAGACACACCATCCCAAAAAAAGCTATCTTCTGGCCTTCAGGCCAGAAGATAAGGCTGCTTCCCCTAAACCAGGAAAGAGCAGAGACTTAAGTGTAAGGACTGAACACTGCTCTCGCAGGATGCACTTACATTGGCATTTTACATTAATGAGAACAGTTTTAAGCAAATCATTTGATGGTCCCATCTTACTGTACATTGGACCATGGAACAGTCTGAGATCATGCCACCAGAATTCTTTTGGGATGAAAGATTTTCATTTACATTCTAGGAGCACACTAAATGTGTTGTCACAAACATTTGACCCATGAAGTTTAGTCTGGTCCCAGGGCAGAAAGACAGATTTGCACAGCTTGGCCCTTCAGCAGCAactgctgccctccagctgcagagatcACCCTCTATCAGCCAGACACTTCAGTTCTGCTTACCAGGACATATCATCTGGTGCTGCATGGTCTTACTCTGCCACCACCTCCCCATTATGTgagaaaagacattttcctcAATTTACACACTActgacagagctgctccagcaaaACCTTAGAGTAAGAGACAGGAAAACACTTTTGTGCTTGTCCCTGTTGAGCTTCCAGTCAGCTTATGTGCTCAGTGGAGTTCTGATTTCCTCCTCAACTCTCAGAGAATTTGTTTATTATTAAAAAGTTCAGCAGTTTGGCATGCTTACACCTTaataatttttccaaaatatttacattgcTGGTAATCACATGAAGCATTCACTTACTCTGACACTCCAAGAACACGAGGCTGAGGCTCATCAGTTAGCTTGAGTAGCCTGATGGAAAATATACTGTGACTGGAATtgaaaaaagctctttttaatAGTCAGTTATGAAAATTAAGCAGTCATTGAAGCAAAGTAAAAGTTGTATGCTACAGAAAGCTCAGTGGTGAAGAGAGGACAAGAATTAATTCACTAGTTATCTTGGTATATTAGTTACTTTTGCAATGCATTCattcagcagcaaaaaaagctaTATTTTATGActctctgtttcttttcacacaggaaaaagaaaaataccacaTAAAGCCTACAATCTGTCTTGGAGAAAAACACCAAGCCAGTTCACTAAAGTCTACTGGTCAAAAGAAGAGTAGACATGTAGCTACTTCATATAGAAAACCTTTGGCAGCACCTGAATTCAGCAAATCTGAAGGATTAACTTAGAAACAAATGGTAGGGAGAAGGGAATAAGTTAAAGTTTTACAGTCCTGTAATTTTGCCTACTTCAATGTGCACAGTtacttgtttggttttaaaataaatctgttttccaGAAAGGTTGAGTTTGTAACACTTGAAAATCCAGTAACTCTGGTTTAGAAAACAATCTACACAGGCAGTAGGGCATGCTGTGTGAAACCAAAGAGAAAAGTCACAAAACCAGAAGTGCCCAATTTCTCTGATTCATCAGGAAGCACAGCACACAAACTTGTTTAGCATATTCCTCAAGCAGTGGGCATTCTAGGCATAAAACTCTGTAAGAAGAGCATGAACTTTAACAGCAGCTGTCTTTAGCtaacacagaacaaaataacTCTtgctttttacagaaaaaagcaGGCTTAGTAACACTATGATTGTAttagctaaaaataaaacacaacccTTCCACACTTAAAGGACAAATTATTAAGAGGTCATTAAAATCAAGACAGGAGGCACTTTCAATAGAAATTATACAACCTCCTCTATTTCCTCTCGCTCCATCAAAAGCCAGATTCTCCCTGATCTCTGTCCAGAGCTGGATAAAAAGGTAGGGGTTTAATTCTTAAGATACCAAGTATGCTCAGCTTGAACACAGCAATCTAAAAGCATCTAGAAAATCTAGCAGCACTGCAAGACACCACATGATCTGATACTTCCTATATCCCGCAGTGGCAGGCTCCAGGTTTCCAAGAATTATACTGCCAGTTATGAAAAATTAaccagcttttccttcagcatcCTCACACATCCATTCTCACTCAGCACCACTAGCATTTGCCAAGATGCATAGCCCTGTTGGCACTCAAAAATGAACATGATTTGATCTTTTTGGTTCTCCAAAGGCATGAATAGCAACCCAAGTGTAGCTACTACTAGTCACAGAGTCtctcctggttttatttcagagagAATTTGATAACAAAAGCAGAATAATCAAGTGATGCATTAAACCATTATTGAAGAGTGGTTCATTTCACACATATTCTAAAGTGCCCTCCCTTCCCATCAAAAGGGACAAAGTATGCTTATAATTAGAGGAACAAACCTTCTACTTGATTGCTCATTCATTCTAGTACAGGCAAAGCTTCGGTTCTTGTTTCCTATTTTTAGTAGTCTGCAGCCTTCTTCAGTGCTCTGAACATTAATCCACTTTAAATCTGCAAAAAGAGATCTTTTACATACATTTCTGATCATCAGAGAAATTCTGTGCAACTGCCCAGGCCACAAAACAGTATTATTACCTTTAATGTAACAATTTCCTCCTTGATCCTCACAAATCCTTAAAACTCTGCGCCTTTGAGGTTTTGATGTAGATAAAATACTCAATAGGTCGTACACATATTCATTGTAAATTTCACAAAAGGAAATCCACACAGATGCTTGTGTTCTTTGCTGCATATTGGTCTTATGAATGTCAAGTGGAACCAAGTTCTTCTCTGCTAACCCAAAACAAAGGAAGAGTTCAAAGATCAACTCAGAGAGTTTAAATCAGTATATAGAATCTTCTAAAAGGACCTATAGAACCTGCTAAAGGAGAAGGCTTAAATTCATCTGTGTTGTACAATTAAATACACATGGATAACTTCAGCTTTTTCCAAAAATGTTCAGACTTCTCAGCAGTCATCTGTTACAAGAATATGCCCAAGTTCTAAGATGATGGCCTTGCTTTATCACAGACTTCCAGCAGTTTAtacattttatttgcaaaactAAGTCTCCCTCTTCCCCCCAAAAGGAGTGAAACTATCAAAATACTTTTATATAGTTGCCCTTTCTCCAGAGGAAGACAAAAATTTGGTTAAAACCTATATATATTTACTTTGCAGTACAGtataaggatttttttatccACTGGTAATAACCCACTAATATTTCTTAATTCATGTTATGTATTTGCCCCACACACAACAGTTTTCCACTTTACCTAGGGAGTTAGAAGGGTAATTGTCTGAAGTACAGGTAGAAGAGTCCAACTTCACGTCAAAGGAATTTGTTATTGTATTTGAGATGCTCTCTGTCTCCTTGAGAAAATAAGAGACTATTAAATCCACATGAACAGATgatgagaaaagcagaagtttaAAATGACAGCAATTCCAGTACTTGAGATTTAAATATTGAAGTGATATTAAGTGTTAGGCCACCCTTACTCTGGCTGAaagtaaaatgtatttaatagTACTGAACTATAATCAATAACTGCTCTTTCCACCACATGAATTATTGCTTGCTCCTACTCCCAGCAACCAGTTTTAGTGGCCAGTTGCTGCTAACACTGGAGACTTAACTTCAGAGTCCTAGGAGAAAAAGGATCCTGTCAGACTGCAACAGCTCAGAGTGCCTTTATGAGCCATTGACCAAATCTGAGCAGTGCTTCAGTCATCCAAAAGAACTGGAGAAGTTTCCTCCACGAGTACTGCCAAGGCGGTAGGACTTCAATTATGACAAACCAACACACTACGTTGCTTTAATTCAGACTGAACTAAAAGGCCATGAAATACAGACATAGTTTCTTTAAATACACACATTTGCTGAATTTCCTTACACCAACAGAACTGTTTTAAATCTGCCAAGATTCACCAAAGCACAGCCTTGAAGTTACCGCTGGAAAAGCTAATGTAACAAAGTAGGAACTCCCACTAGAGCCCAGCATCTCTACATACTACCCCTCTCTCCATATTTCATAGGCCCCTATAAATCAGGACATTCACCCTGATTTCTCTTTCCTGACAGAGGATCATCCTGCAGTAGGAGGGAACAGATCCAGAGAAGCAAACCCTAGTGTTAGAGTTATTCAAATGCAGCACTAACTCGATCATGGATTGGCTGCTGATGCCAATGTTACCCACTTGGTACACCCAAACCACAATTCTTACAAACAGAGAGGCACAGCACCATACTTTGAGgtcttccattttaaaaataaatagcataGAATAGAATTACAACAAAATCATACAAGTGACCATTTTGCAGAAGCTGCACTGTCTATATGATTGTTTCTTGGGTATTAGAAGCCTAACCACAGCAGGGGTTCTCTTCATTGTTTGTGAAGTGCCAAGCAGGATATGGACTGACACACATGCATGTCAAAAATGCAGTGGAATTTAGAAAACCCAGCACCACATTACTTGTGCATGTGATAAGTTTTCATAAAGGTATTGTGAGAAAACTGAGTGAATTAACTGTTGCTACACTGCTTTTCAAGTGGAATACAGAAAAGAGCATGAAGATGCTAAAAAACAAGTGGGAACAGGAACTGACATTGTTTGCCAACAACAGAAGCTGacatttaatagaaaatacaaTAACAGGTGGGAATAGGAATGCACGTAAAGCATCTTTTAATCCAGTAAAAAACAGTATTTAACCCCATGAAGAGAaccaggaaagggaaggaagggagggtaAGAACCATGCTAAGCAAGAGTTGTTGCACTACTACAACAGAACTGCATACAGAATAGAAAGTAGGACATTAATTGCTGCAGTAACTCAGAGCAGTTAAAACTGAGAGAATGAAAGGAACAGCAAGCTCTTTCTGTGAGATATGTAAACTGAGCCTGGGAAATGAGCCTACAGAAATCCATGCCAACCAAAGCCAAGCCCACCAAATCCTATCTGCTCTCAGATTACAGCAGAGGGAGCATCCAAACAGTGATGCTATTCATTCATAAGCTATCAGAACTGGGGATGGTTGAGCTACCTCTATGGAAGCATTGTAACACACAAACAGGGTTCTGTCACGTAATAGTTTCCTGATTCAGCTTTACCTGTCCTTCTGATAGTGGAGTGTTGCTCTCTCTGCACTGCAGTGCATCAGCATCTAGACCACCTACTGCAACATTCAGTTACTAAGCTACAAGTAAGTCAGACTGTGACTTaacagaatgaaatatttttatagagtTATCTTCAAAATAAGATATTGACCCTTTGTTCCAGACCCTGGGCTCCTGCCTGTTCCACTTTTATGGAAGCTACAAGACTGTAGCTTCCATAAAATTTTTGAAGGTATTTACTTACTATCCTCCTAACCATCTCAACTTTTCTTTAAGATGCCCTCCTCCTCTATCTTCATACACACTCAGAGACACTTTCAA of Molothrus ater isolate BHLD 08-10-18 breed brown headed cowbird chromosome 1, BPBGC_Mater_1.1, whole genome shotgun sequence contains these proteins:
- the LOC118701839 gene encoding LOW QUALITY PROTEIN: kinesin-like protein KIF20A (The sequence of the model RefSeq protein was modified relative to this genomic sequence to represent the inferred CDS: deleted 1 base in 1 codon; substituted 1 base at 1 genomic stop codon), with product MADEGKSCVPTKVCDVLESVSFLSVEGKSSPLASTVLPNTEEQQVYEPLKVFLRVRPFSIAELESHESQGCVTIEDAQTVILNAPKESSAMKNSERGIGCAVHSFTFSQVFGPETTQSEFFEGSMKDIIRAYINGVNGLVFTYGVTNAGKTFTIQGTSKDLGILPRSLDVIFNHIRGRHYLKMNFKPYLSNDVKKLEDEQVKQEEALKTAILASLKEETESISNTITNSFDVKLDSSTCTSDNYPSNSLAEKNLVPLDIHKTNMQQRTQASVWISFCEIYNEYVYDLLSILSTSKPQRRRVLRICEDQGGNCYIKDLKWINVQSTEEGCRLLKIGNKNRSFACTRMNEQSSRSHSIFSIRLLKLTDEPQPRVLGVSELSFCDLAGSERCNKTHVFGDRLKEAGNINNSLHILGKCIAALKQNQNPKMKPSYIPFRESKLTRLFQPFFCGKGKACMIVNINQHTSTYDETLHVMKFSALARQVIQTILPKNFGYFPPKLVGGDGKPMMHFDANTSVDDFADSTETSAEEEVDITILSHEDLLKAAEDLKEKVAAERRSKLLLEVKIRKEMAEAMFRQLLETEEAWSNRLEDMKDSYEEKLESKFEMYKEAIKKHAYMCAMEQIEEHYVPIEEFLAEQEKVEDRERKILQLERQLDEQSGRLLALGSLSSDIPTSENNMERDLMDSTLKRANEGLQKQCEEKEELIKSLKFKIQKLNETLLEANEGYRKMAEENSQLKHTIMLKDQEMDSLQNWAKRVLELEETVSSLQKELEEQKKNFFAEESKQKPRRGLLANLKSTVASTASTPLGKGWGKYEEALPYSRKXVMLPHKAKE